The genomic region GCCACAGGATGAAAGGCTGAGTCAACCCTGCTGGGATCTGAAGCTCTGGATTCAGGGATCTCATTCTTGGCCCCATTCAACCATCCCCTTCAgcttcccttccccactcctgtttGTCCCCCGCTCACCATGCCCAGGCTTGCTTGTTTGGCACTGAGTGCTTCTCCATGATGGCGGTGAGGCGAAGCAGTGAGCACTTCTGCAGCAGGTTGAGCTGAGCAGAAGACTGGCGGTTGATCTCCAAGGAGGCGGAGTTCAAGCTGGGACGATGGGAGTTCTGGAAACTGTGCCAGCGTAGCTTCCTGCAGAGGGCAGCCGGGTGAGGGAGAAAAAGGTCACACCACTTCCCCGGGGGAGGAAAATACCTGCTTCCTGTGCTGCCAACGCTCCTGGGAGCGGAGCAGGTGTCCAGCAATGGGCCAGCAGGAggagcatcctcctcctgcaggGACTGGGATATGAACTGCCTCAGTCCACGGGAGGGCTGGTCCATTACAGTGTCCAAAACAGCCCTTCCATACAACAGGAACACAGCAGGGGCATTCCCATGGAGAACCCCCATGCCGCAGGGCCTAGACTCTACTATCTTGCCATCCTGCCAGGTATTTACATCACAGCCCTCCCAAGGGTACCAGTATGCAGGAGAGAGACACGCAAGTGTGCACATCTTTCACAGAACACGACGTTTGCTTTGGGTGGGATAACGGGAAACAACATTCCAGTTTGGCCCTGCATCTTCCCAGAGAGCTGTGAAACAAGGAtgacattcccccctcccccgccgttTGGCAGAATGAAGGCAACCAAAAACCCTCACCGACTTTCTGCAGGGAGCTTGCTGACAAGCTCTGACCCAGCTGCACTTTCCCAAGCCCATGGTGTTCTGAAAGGCCCCTGAACACCCTTCACTGCACTGGGGTAAATCTCCAAATACAAGGGGTGTGAGTGACTTTCCCTGCTGACTTTGGTCAGGTCTAAAACCCACTCAGCAACCACCCACCAGCAGAGGAGTTACATTCCACTATCTAACCATGCAGGCACTAGTTGACTTAGGGCAACCAGGAAGCTGAGGTGATACCAGAGCTTTTCAGAGGGACCTTCATACCAGGTGAACCACTCCACTTTACCCTATTTAAGAGCAAGTCCATGGACAGTAACCTCCTGACTGCATAGTATTTTAGGTCAAAGTGACAAAGCACGTCTGGTGGGGTGGAACCGGGCGTGCACGTGACAACTGAAATTGCCGATATGAAGGTTGCTTCCAAACTGGCAGTAGCAAAGGGCAGATGAGCATGCTGGTGCCTTCTGAATGCTCTTAGTGCTTGCCTCAGGCCGCTAGAGGGCACCAGAGACTCAAGCAAGTTCACCAGCTGCCCTTAGGAACCCAAAGTAAGTCCCACACAGTGGCTCCTTAAGCAACTGCTTCTGAACAAGGTGGCCATTCCTTCCATGCTGGCAGTCACAGTGTCCGCCCCTATGCCAATACCAGCCTGCTGCCTGTGGGGCCAATATCACAATGACATTCCCTCCTCTCCGGAGTGCTGGTGGCTATGGGGAACTGCACAATAAGCAACTGTCAGGGTTCATGCAGGAGAGGATGTTAGATCCAGGACCAAAGGGGTCTCTCAGAAACAGCAGAGCCCTCACACTGTTCTCTAGTGGCCTCTCATGACTGACCTACGTAAAAGCGGTGCTGAGGCATTGGATGGGACTCGCTTCCTACTTTGGGAAAGACTGGAATGCAAACTGTAAGCAGAAGTCTGAGAGTATCCTCCCAAGGAAAAGCCTTGCAGTGCACTCAAGGCCAGCGGGTTGCACATGGGGAAGTCCGCCCCCAGACTAAGCTCTTCACTTGACACCCACTGTTATAAGGATGCTGACCTGCCAGCAATAGGCATGTCTGAGGGGAGTCAGCGATGCATCCAACCCACCTACCTGCAAGGTCTAGTGAGGGACGCTCCCACACCGGAATCCCTGCGCTCTCGCACCTCAATCTCTTCTCCCTCATTCAAGGAGTTGCCCGTGCTGTCGAAATCGCTGGCGGAGGTGCCCACATCGGACATGGACTGCTCTTCAAAGTTCAGGTTGGAGGGGAAGGTGggttcccctcccgagtccgtctcCTGTTCCTCTTCTCCATCTCCCTCTCCATCCAGATCGGGGCTGAGCGCCTTAGACCAGAGCTCCACCTTTCGCTGCAGCCCCCAGACATCCTGCAAGATGTCATCAAGGTTTTTGTAGATCACCTCCCCATCCATGCTGAAGAGATCTTCGCTGCTCCCAAACTCGGGCATGTTGTCGTACATGCTCGTCTGGCTACCCACGGAGCTGCATGACCCCCTCCTCTGCCGGCACACAAAACCTTGAGGGGAAGAGtcttccaggctgctgctgctgccccccaggtTACACCCTGAAAGCCCCACTGTTTTGTTCCCAGGTTTCCAGTGGGCCAAAGGGCTGCCATCGAGAGGACACAAGCTTTCGATGGAGAGAGATTTAGGGAAAGTCCCTGGCTTGTGGTCCCCAGGGAGGTGTATCAGGCAGTTGCCCTTGTACACATGCCCATAGCCCAGTTCTCCAGCAGCCCAACTGGTGCTATTTTTCAGGGCCGTTTCATAATCCTCCAGATAGACCCCACTGCGTCTTAATTCAGAGCCCGGTTTCCTCTCACCCGAGTCTGACGTGCGATTAGTCTTATATCCCATAGAGAGAAAGTGTTTGTTGCCATGGAAAGAGGAGGACATTCCTCTTTTAGGAGAGATGGTTGTGGCAGCAGTAAGGTGCCCATTGGCCTTTGCAGAATGAAGCCCTGGTTTGGTCACTGTTCTGCCACTGATGGCATCCTTTGCTTTGGAGTCAGATTTCTCTTTgtccttccttctgagagattctaTCCTTTTTAGGAAGCTGCGGGATCTCCACCTCTTGGACTTTTCCTTAGCACTCCCACTCTGGGTTGGGGACTGGTCTGCCAAGCAATGGTCATTCAAGCTTTGGCTGGATTTGGTGATATTTGGAGAATCCCGGCTAGGTGACACATCAGGCGGGGTGACCACAGTGCCAATTGTGCCACCAGTGCTGGTATTGCTGTGGAGAGAAGTAGCTTCCAGATTAGCACTGAGGTCTGTAAGGATGCTCTCATGGCTGGATGTCTGCCGCATGGTGGAGTTCAGCATCTCTGGACTGCGGGAGAGAAAGTCAACAGAGCCAATTCTGGACCACCTTTTGCTGTCCCTCTGGAAGGCCCATCGGTCGCTGATGGCACAAAGATCTTCTTCCTCTGAGTCTTCATTCTAAACCAAGAGTAAGGATCACAGAGTGAGACACAATCAGCTGGGTCTTCTAGTCTGATCAAGTTTTGCATGGCTACCCACCAAGCACCCACCTAAAGTTGGGAGAATTTACAGTTGTATAACCACATCTTCTCTGGATGGGGACCCGTGTTATGTACAATACACTTTAAGACACCCAGTAAGCACTCTCCATCTCCTATGCAATTACTTTTCATAGCAGAGGGATCAAAAAACCTTTAAGTCTCAATTTTTCCATTCTCTAGCACAGATGCTCTTGAGTGCTTCGTCCATGCTAGTTCTAAATATTTCATAGTGTGGATGCAACCAGTCCCCAGGGTTACAAAGAAGGGGGAAACCATCTTTCCATCCAAACAGACTGCAGAATTTGGCATAGTATCTTGATGCTCTGCCTTTCTCCCTCCTGCCAGGACTCACTGGCAAGGCATCTCAGCAGAAGCACACCATACGGTTGTAGATTAAAAAGCGCTGTCATTTCCACCCAGCCAATCCCAGAGTCTTTACACTTAGAACAAAGGGTTCCTTGCCACACAATGGAATGAGTCCTACAAAGGACAGCCTGCCCTGAGTCCATTGTAACTGACCCAAAGCATGTGGGATAGATGGAAGCTGCTGTTTTCTTGATACACTTGCTGGTATGCAAAGGGTCTCTGGGGTCACAAATCAGGTGATGGGATAGAACAGCTCATGGCCTTGCCAAGCCAGCATATAAATCAGAGATCAGAAGACGCTTGTCTTCTAGTGCCCCCAGCAGTTGTTACAGAATCTAAGTTTTCACTTCAAACTGGGGTGTGtgcctgtgttccctgtaagcttaacacttgtgcagccactcaggagagattcgaaTGCCATCCAACTGactagcagagtacccacagctaGGGTTTTggtttctactgctggtgcacatctAAACATGTCTTGGCGCACACAAAAAAgcttattctgcacacggatagAAAAAATCGGCACAAGATGTAAgagattaaagggaacactggagaACAGAGTGCATTCTGGTGGAGGGCAGGGTGTGAGAAGTTGCTCTTCCTTCAGGAGAGCAGTAGCTACTGGCTGGGCACacagctctgaagacagtgccaccaccagcagctgtGAAGAAGTAACTAAGGCAatgccatgccatgccacccttatttctgcacggAAGCTGGCAGCAACACTGCCTTCAGGGCTGaatgcccagccagcagctgccgctGTTGGTTCTGACTTCAGAACTGGGCAACCGGGATAGAGGAGGCGTAAACTTGGACACAAAGAAGGGAGGTACAATcaagaaagtttgagaaccacttgtCCAAGAAGAGTTTCCTATAGTAAGGAGCACTTTCATTAGAGCCACCACTAGAAAGCACTCAGAACACCATGGGTATATATCCCCACACTGAAGTGACCAAGCACACAAATGTACACTACAGTAGAAAAATTAAAGCAATTTAGTGTAAGACCTGGTCTAAAAATAGGGAGAAAACAGGCCAAAATGTTTTAACTGTTTCCTGCCAAAAGCCAACATTCACAATTGTTTTTAGCAAAACTATTATCTAAGCGATAACAACAGCTACTACCGAGCAATCACAAAGCTTTGGTGGTGAGGTGAGGTATGTTAGGAGTTAATAAGTAGCAGTGTCTTCCGAAGAGGGAGTGTAAGGGCAATCAGGGTACGCATACAAaacatcattatttcaaaataagttagtccgtgtctacacaccaggcagttattttgacatatcaaaatactgtcaagctgaggacttcttactccaactcctgcaaccctTATTGTACAAGTAAagggagtcagaggaagagtgatctATATAGAAGTAAGTGCTGTACAGatgctccaaattttgaaataagctatttcaaaataagctatgcaattgacataactcaatctgtgtagcttattttgagttaagccctgctgtgtagacgcaccctcagctGCTATCAAAACCTGTATTGGGATTACAGTTTTGGGGACAGCCATGACATTTTTCCCAGCCCACATCCTGATTTCTTGATCTGATAAATCACACAACATTTTTACTAATTCAGTTAGATTTATCCCTAAATGCTATTGTCCAAGTGACAATCTCCTCTATCTATGGCATTTCTACTTTTAATGTAGCTACCCTCACAGCTTGGGCACTCAGTGAAGCTGGCACAAACAGCTTGAAGCCATCCACTTGGTCCCAAGCCCCTTTCCacctcattttctctctcttgtttGTGTTCTGCAGAACCAGAGATCCGGACACTGGAACAATGTTCCAAAACCATGATCCCTTCCTGCAATTCTGCAGGACAAGTGGGGACCTTTGGCATATTAAggtgcagagcctgcagctgccACAGAGAGCAGGTGGGAATGGAAAACATGAAACCATAATAAACAATGTTTTAAGAGAAGCATTTTATTGTCTGAGACACATGGGTTAGTTATATTACCCCCTAAGGGAAAGTTCCCCATGGGGTTATGTTTCCTCACTCATTCATTCTGCCAGACATTTGCTCAAGGAAATCCCCTTCTAGTTCATGTTTAACTGCATGGCACTACATTATGGCTGGGCTGGAAGCAGCTGCAATCAGACCCCTACTGATGGTTACCATATGAGATATCTGCAGTAAGTCTCTTGGTGATGGGAGCTCATTTTAAATTAGAGGCCTAAGATCGAATCTGGATGACCCCAAGGAAAGGGCTTGCTGAAGCAGCTTCTCCAATGCTCTGAATGCTTACAATATGGATCTCATAATGTTACAGTGAAACTTGACAAATGGGAACACAAAACTGGCCATGGACAAGCTCAGGCATTCAGCAGAACAAACCAACAAAGGAGAGAggaggaaacaggaaaaaaaaatcagaatacttCCTCGGAGAAATCCTCCATCTGGCATCAGGAGTGGGATGACAAAAATAGATATTAATATATGGGAAGCAAAGCAATGCTGGCAGGACCCTAGAGAGCATGGTTTTAAAAGTCAGCCACAACTGCATGTCCCTCGAGATCTGCTAGAGCAGGGCTCTAGATGCTCTCCATGAGTGCACCTGAACTTACTAGAGAGACTAACTTGTCAACAGCCTCCTCTACCTGCAGGGAAGGAGACCGTCTCTGCATTTCCTGGAATCCACCTGCCCCTCTTCTCATATTCACAATCTCAGATCACCTCCTGGAAACTACAGCAATTACTTATGTAGAAAGATACCATTAGGAAAGAATCCATTACAGATTTTTCCAATGTAATTTAGCAGCTGTACTGAGGAGGCTCAGtatagtacaggggtgggcaataatttctcaAGTGGGAGGagggccacttcataaattttggaagtggctgcGGGCCgacccagaagaggcagggtctCGGACGGAAGGAGTGGGGTTGAGAGCTACCCTACTGGGAGCTTTGTTTGGCAtgggatccctcccccccacttccagcCAGTGAAAGGGCTCTAGAGCAGATGGGAGAGTGCTGGGTGCTAGaatcctcccagagttgtctgggataGAGGCTTAGAATTCACACAACATGGTTGGCAGCTCCTGGCTCCCACTGCTAGCCTGTTATCTGGAAGCTGcctggcaggcacaagccctttgaacagaagcagatgaaagggcttgcacctcacaggcaatgggccagtgggacggagagctgcgagccctttcaattgcttctgctTAAAAGGCTTGCGCCTGCTGGGAGGCTGCCAGGCCATGCAGCCACCCAGCAGgcgccagccctttaaatagaagcagctgaaagggctcgTGCATTTCCAGCTCCCTAGCAAAGTGCTAGAGGCgctgggagctgcgagcccttttaatGGTTTCTATTTAAAGAGTTCTCGTGTTCCCCGCAGCTGCCAAGCAACACGTTGCCTGACAGGCATGAGGAA from Pelodiscus sinensis isolate JC-2024 chromosome 13, ASM4963464v1, whole genome shotgun sequence harbors:
- the STARD8 gene encoding stAR-related lipid transfer protein 8 isoform X10, whose protein sequence is MTLNTCASMKLEVHFQHKQNEDSEEEDLCAISDRWAFQRDSKRWSRIGSVDFLSRSPEMLNSTMRQTSSHESILTDLSANLEATSLHSNTSTGGTIGTVVTPPDVSPSRDSPNITKSSQSLNDHCLADQSPTQSGSAKEKSKRWRSRSFLKRIESLRRKDKEKSDSKAKDAISGRTVTKPGLHSAKANGHLTAATTISPKRGMSSSFHGNKHFLSMGYKTNRTSDSGERKPGSELRRSGVYLEDYETALKNSTSWAAGELGYGHVYKGNCLIHLPGDHKPGTFPKSLSIESLCPLDGSPLAHWKPGNKTVGLSGCNLGGSSSSLEDSSPQGFVCRQRRGSCSSVGSQTSMYDNMPEFGSSEDLFSMDGEVIYKNLDDILQDVWGLQRKVELWSKALSPDLDGEGDGEEEQETDSGGEPTFPSNLNFEEQSMSDVGTSASDFDSTGNSLNEGEEIEVRERRDSGVGASLTRPCRKLRWHSFQNSHRPSLNSASLEINRQSSAQLNLLQKCSLLRLTAIMEKHSVPNKQAWAWTVPKFMKRSKAPDYRDKMVFGVPPIINVQRTGQPLPQSIQQAMRYIRSQCLDQVGIFRKSGVKSRIQALRHMNEASPENVNYEGQSAYDVADLLKQYFRDLPEPIFTSKLTDTFLQIYQFVPKEQRLQAVQAAVVLMPDENREVLQTLLYFLSDIASAEENQMTSGNLAVCLAPSIFHLNVSKKESTSPRMIQKRGTMGKPDQKDLNENMAATQGLSHMVTDCKKVFQIPHDMMLQLCNSYVAADAHPLSLAELTSHSLQDEGKDFQASLEDSVQNLLKESSERFKGWLSTPGPLNTELSCKKVGDGHPLRLWKVSTEMEAPPSMVLQRVLRERHLWDEDLLQGKVIEALDKNMEVYHYVTDSMAPHPRRDFVVLRKWRTDLPRGACLLVSMSLEHEKLQVEGGVRAVVLTSQYLIEPCGMGRSKVTHICRTDLRGRSPEWYSKVFGQLCAMELARIRDSFPVLNPCGSETKI